The window GGTCTCGACGCTATCCTGATCCCAGGCGGCTTCGGCTACCGTGGTGTTGAAGGTAAAATCGCGACGGCACGCTTTGCGCGTGAGAACAATATTCCTTATCTGGGCATTTGCCTGGGTATGCAGGTAGCGTTGATTGAGTTTGCTCGTAACGTCGTGGGTATGGACAACGCCAACTCCACGGAATTTGTGCCAGACTGTAAGTACCCGGTGGTGGCCCTGATTACCGAATGGCGTGATGAAGACGGCAACGTCGAAGTCCGTACCGAGAAGAGCGATCTGGGCGGCACGATGCGCCTTGGTGCGCAGCAGTGTCAGCTGGACGACGAGAGTCTGGTGCGTAAGCTGTACGGCACGCCGACAATTGTTGAACGCCATCGCCACCGCTACGAAGTCAACAATATGCTGTTGAAACAAATTGAAGCTGCGGGTCTGCGTGTTGCAGGCCGCTCCGGTGATGATCAGTTGGTCGAGATCATTGAGGTACCGAATCATCCGTGGTTCGTGGCCTGTCAGTTCCACCCGGAATTTACTTCCACGCCACGTGATGGGCACCCGCTGTTTGCCGGCTTTGTGAAAGCCGCCAGTGAACATCAGAAGCGTCAGGCGAAGTAAGAAGTAAAAAGTTAGAACGGCAATGCACCCATCCGGGTGCATTGTTTGTCTGGAGTTTTAGTTTAACTTGTACTGAGGAAAACCTAATGTCCAAAATCGTTAAAATCATCGGTCGTGAAATCATCGACTCCCGTGGTAACCCGACTGTTGAAGCCGAAGTACACCTGGAAGGTGGTTTCGTTGGTATGGCAGCAGCGCCGTCAGGTGCTTCTACTGGTTCCCGCGAAGCACTGGAACTGCGCGATGGCGACAAATCCCGTTTCATGGGTAAAGGCGTACTGAAAGCGGTTGGCGCGGTAAACGGCCCAATTGCTCAGGCTCTGCTGGGTAAAGATGCTAAAGATCAGGCTGGCATCGACAAGATCATGATCGATCTGGACGGTACTGAAAACAAATCCAACTTCGGTGCAAACGCCATTCTGGCTGTGTCCCTGGCGAACGCCAAAGCAGCAGCTGCTGCTAAAGGCCTGCCGCTGTATGCACACATCGCAGAACTGAACGGTACTCCGGGCAAATTCTCTATGCCGGTTCCGATGATGAACATCATCAACGGTGGTGAGCACGCTGACAACAACGTCGACATCCAGGAATTTATGATTCAGCCGGTTGGCGCTAAATCCCTGAAAGAAGCCGTACGTATGGGTTCTGAAGTGTTCCACAACCTGGCTAAAGTTCTGAAAGCCAAAGGTATGAACACTGCAGTTGGTGACGAAGGTGGCTACGCGCCGAACCTGGGTTCCAACGCAGAAGCTCTGGCTGTTATTGCTGAAGCGGTTAAAGCAGCAGGCTACGAGCTGGGCAAAGACATCACTCTGGCG of the Citrobacter freundii genome contains:
- the eno gene encoding phosphopyruvate hydratase gives rise to the protein MSKIVKIIGREIIDSRGNPTVEAEVHLEGGFVGMAAAPSGASTGSREALELRDGDKSRFMGKGVLKAVGAVNGPIAQALLGKDAKDQAGIDKIMIDLDGTENKSNFGANAILAVSLANAKAAAAAKGLPLYAHIAELNGTPGKFSMPVPMMNIINGGEHADNNVDIQEFMIQPVGAKSLKEAVRMGSEVFHNLAKVLKAKGMNTAVGDEGGYAPNLGSNAEALAVIAEAVKAAGYELGKDITLAMDCAASEFYKDGKYVLAGEGNKAFTSEEFTHFLEELTKQYPIVSIEDGLDESDWDGFAYQTKVLGDKIQLVGDDLFVTNTKILKEGIDKGIVNSILIKFNQIGSLTETLAAIKMAKDAGYTAVISHRSGETEDATIADLAVGTAAGQIKTGSMSRSDRVAKYNQLIRIEEALGEQAPYNGRKEIKGQA